In Zygosaccharomyces rouxii strain CBS732 chromosome D complete sequence, one DNA window encodes the following:
- the HKR1 gene encoding Hkr1p (some similarities with uniprot|P41809 Saccharomyces cerevisiae YDR420W HKR1 Serine/threonine rich cell surface protein that contains an EF hand motif involved in the regulation of cell wall beta-1 3 glucan synthesis and bud site selection overexpression confers resistance to Hansenula mrakii killer toxin HM-1), translated as MVPHMLIRHVWLLLFCWTLVQALSGSIGLPFGNTNGNSYNLAGSSAQTTGSNEGDDVSSNIVTSSTAYTSADPSTSNQATPSTSNDNTQNNQDGSSTFDSGPSGSSPVLSRITSSIGSTGNTPFPSSTGDYLHASYGGNSVLNSPESSGSSYVSKTSNSISGPTPKHQLASSNGFNSDSAGSSETSASLPHTDSLSGGEFTTQDDRSQQSGSSSGSASASNTEPANSFTSSSGTLPASGSTPSNSSPTSNSQQPIGLISSSSSEPESSSISTSNTSPAISPSATSGIQHSSDPTSASWSTSEDVSKSTSSPEQESSSASTSSSTPVSSTSPSSSAPASSSSPGSSVVTTSNSATPSSSTPVSSSSPGSSIPASSSTLASSPAPAVSITPASSSVPVSGSRLFSSSTHASGSNSLTSTEKSALDPGTSTNAGTASKSILLSGSYPTGDSPSGTTSSAIESLSSKAPVSSLGNSIRSFSLWPSTSEASSNSFSQGSSGPTSTANSDTLTDSSRNSAFPSYSTKSSNSELASSSSPEPAIATSSLQSSSAQWAGSLQSSSQAPNPTTSYSNSGSITHSSIAAAEKSATFSNFPNDNSFLSKSSNGATTSSAPNFESSSSAAPSLSLNFDLSYNGLKIGGGASSGSRTSFASNSITSLGTASEKSSSYTASVSNFPSETSSEQSIGSKKSVVGSSDPATVESFSGTTNLPTSPSKTSSEGVTSSGQTTGEPTNSASSKSFSITTSSPGASFREPSSYTSNAPISSRGATGESSYAGTLGRPTNPTSSESSSQSTEIPASKSRTTSVQDTSFRQSSASSSNIASGESSLHTTSASISSSGISNDARTSTTPNTGGSSYKSSSASSRDPIIFPITPSRGSSALSTSSDQHTVVSSDATSGKPSSYTTSTPFSSSTDNVSSGSFSRPLTSPASSANEYSTQETSSGENTAERSNTASGGLSSEIPASTSRTTSVQDTSFRQSSSSSSNIVSGESSLHTTSAPISSSGISNEARTSTTPNTGGSSYKSSSASSRDPIIFPITPSRESSALGTSSDQHTVVSSDATSGKPSSYTTSTPFSSSTDNVSSGSFSRSLTSPASSASEYSTQETSSGENTASRESYSNTPSVPISQSFFGKTSASSSNPTTSSYVSNFPAFSSKTSSEQNSRASTKSSSNLAQSLTSTSDSLTQVRSGISNQIESSSTAHSKSANEINTSPFATESSFTGESSKSTPSSSAYKGEGSSSSLQPNTLLQSSGSSASSGTSQGELGFTRSESVVSSSRSPYSSQSIKLTETASHSGSFMGTGSSIPLNSISGSSQRSELLSNYPNTGPTSLTSDSQVESSTLTGLLSSTPSRIGASTLLSSPTSTSSSGTAAEHASSHASLTSYETSSSLEPSNAMSTSTPASSMIASSRPYSGILMSGSSKSSVMESTTAAETSQSLESGSVSAPTNLASQFSSQPTRLSSSYISTETSSPVTGTQISSRLVRSSGISSLESSTYSRSGFVTTEKASSETLSSLSTRGELSSLFENTSKGTTTQSSNSLMTAMGSSSQTMAPSEASGQHTKTVSSRSNLESQISSPSSLHTGSSLVPVSTDVSDQSTRTLSTPIPDASASSTEISTSDTNDVSSLVSPSTITNIGSSVPSATSAPTESNTNWLPYSIIMQSTPSPSSAPSFNPEVTATLPHAIAPQTPVSEPPNSSTITIGFKRQIDYDFLVNNPLSSAQIFTFLPDVLIYPFNYDQNIDKGTHTNESSHYKRKTTTLQPYRDVMVRTNKKHKVQMISTANVSVIQIMPMLSRDKSYLVAVAELYFPAQYVNKLKDYMKNSNSMLYNNTNPTLFALADLIDPSIPLTGMVDDNGDVNNGGSGSGSSGEGNHASQSPHSFQNGNEDNGNLETANSTSHITGVITKRLAIFLNCFAFGVLLWILSFLFIFRKIRKVQPPEEGESYAELDTSGDVLKLPSGSGEDNASGSSSGPQFFQEKATNNDSQNQETVDRNATPKLENSNEGIGGNAQSPISDDLIVTGENTVYSTLHGLEYFVDEDGQFHYAGNRQISDESGTTKDEHDEIDDFDKYMYAGSEEMSVHVSEAPEVDMSSLEVDEEGNFVLMNDEIYDNLQENSRSGSGNKNSDTVESYNNNHLYKMTRSSDSEGVTKDAFLSSDEGSPEIYGYGTEAGDEYMIPSSVHDYGNLEPATDYDQYYSPPYMIGSSTDDTNNNGLTDLPLDFDEYMYQEGDGDAPYISDMDDVRIEDIDDGKVDDLQIDDFDDLDEEMYQRLSKIMIERSIARNRATGQSNIGVPENFRKTNVPPMPFISSASAASTDTTGMITSSSKPNFNSYAATTDTITNAPDRSIQGASTSMIGSTKSKSKRKLSGGESRKLSISGPIESRNSLGWY; from the coding sequence ATGGTCCCGCACATGCTAATACGACATGTGTGGTTGCTACTCTTTTGTTGGACTCTGGTACAAGCTCTTAGTGGTAGTATTGGACTCCCGTTTGGCAACACAAATGGGAACTCTTACAATCTGGCAGGCTCCAGTGCTCAAACGACGGGTTCAAATGAGGGTGATGATGTCTCCTCAAATATAGTAACGAGTTCCACAGCATATACATCTGCAGATCCCTCTACGAGTAACCAAGCTACACCATCTACTAGTAACGATAATACCCAAAATAATCAAGATGGTTCCAGTACATTTGATTCAGGGCCCAGTGGAAGCAGCCCTGTATTATCCCGAATCACAAGCTCTATTGGTAGTACTGGGAATACCCCATTTCCTTCATCTACTGGTGACTATTTGCATGCTTCATATGGTGGGAATTCAGTCTTGAATTCGCCTGAAAGCTCTGGTTCTTCATACGTTTCAAAGACCTCTAATAGTATAAGCGGTCCTACCCCAAAGCATCAATTGGCGTCATCAAATGGTTTTAATTCAGATTCTGCAGGCAGTTCTGAAACCTCTGCATCATTGCCACATACTGATTCTTTATCAGGAGGCGAATTTACAACACAGGATGATCGCTCACAACAGTCTGGCAGCTCAAGTGGTTCAGCATCAGCAAGCAACACAGAGCCAGCAAATAGTTTTACCTCATCAAGTGGTACATTACCGGCTAGTGGTTCCACACCCAGTAATTCTTCACCTACTAGCAATTCCCAACAACCCATTGGTTTAATATCTTCAAGTAGTTCAGAGCCAGAAAGCAGCTCAATTTCTACTAGTAATACATCACCAGCTATTAGCCCTTCGGCTACCAGCGGCATACAACATTCTAGTGACCCAACATCAGCCAGCTGGTCAACCTCAGAGGACgtttcaaaatcaacaaGCAGCCCGGAACAGGAAAGTAGTTCGGCATCAACTAGCAGTTCCACACCGGTAAGTAGCACTTCCCCTAGCAGTTCAGCACCGGCTAGTAGTTCATCACCTGGTAGTAGTGTGGTAACTACCAGTAATTCTGCTACACCCAGCAGTTCTACACCAGTAAGTAGCTCTTCTCCGGGTAGTTCAATACCAGCTAGTAGCTCTACGCTGGCTAGTAGTCCTGCACCAGCTGTTAGCATTACGCCAGCTAGTAGCTCAGTGCCAGTTAGCGGTTCACGACTATTCAGCAGTTCGACCCATGCATCAGGCAGTAATTCGCTTACGTCCACAGAGAAAAGTGCACTTGACCCGGGCACTTCTACTAACGCAGGTACAGCAAgcaaatcaattcttttaagCGGTTCTTATCCAACTGGTGATTCACCTTCAGGAACTACGTCATCTGCGATTGAAAGTCTGAGTTCAAAAGCTCCTGTCTCGTCATTGGGTAATTCCATCCGGTCGTTTAGTCTATGGCCAAGTACTTCAGAGGCTTCTAGCAATTCTTTTTCACAAGGTAGCTCAGGCCCTACAAGTACTGCCAATTCGGATACATTAACTGATAGCTCTAGAAACTCGGCTTTCCCTAGTTATTCGACAAAGTCCAGCAATTCAGAACTTGCCAGCAGTTCGTCGCCAGAACCAGCTATTGCCACGAGTAGTTTGCAATCCTCCAGTGCACAATGGGCAGGTAGCTTACAGTCTTCTTCGCAAGCGCCGAACCCTACTACATCttattcaaattctggGTCTATCACTCACTCGAGTATTGCTGCCGCGGAAAAGAGTGCCACGTTTTCaaactttccaaatgaTAACTCTTTTTTATCCAAGTCGAGCAACGGGGCTACAACATCATCTGctccaaattttgaaagttctTCAAGCGCAGCCCCCAGTTTATCGTTAAATTTTGACCTCAGTTACAATGGTTTAAAGATCGGAGGTGGAGCCTCAAGTGGTTCAAGGACATCATTTGCATCGAATTCTATAACATCTTTAGGCACGGCTTCCGAGAAGTCCTCCTCATACACCGCAAGTGTTTCGAACTTTCCAAGCGAAACGTCTAGCGAGCAATCGATTGGGTCCAAAAAAAGTGTTGTAGGTTCTTCAGATCCGGCAACCGTCGAATCCTTCTCTGGTACCACAAATTTACCAACTTCTCCAAGCAAAACTTCAAGCGAAGGGGTGACATCATCTGGACAGACTACTGGGGAACCAACAAATTCAGCTTCAAGCAAATCATTCTCTATTACTACAAGTTCTCCTGGCGCAAGTTTTCGTGAGCCTTCCTCTTATACTTCCAATGCTCCGATCTCTTCAAGAGGAGCTACTGGTGAGTCGTCATATGCGGGAACTCTTGGACGTCCTACAAATCCAACTTCCAGCGAATCCTCCTCTCAATCCACGGAGATTCCCGCTTCTAAAAGCAGGACTACAAGTGTGCAAGATACCTCCTTTAGACAGAGTTCTGCAAGTTCTTCAAACATAGCTTCTGGCGAGTCGTCTCTTCACACTACAAGTGCATCAATCTCTTCAAGTGGAATTTCCAATGATGCAAGGACATCAACTACACCAAATACTGGTGGTTCTTCCTATAAAAGTTCCAGTGCATCATCTCGCGATCCCATaatctttccaattacACCAAGTAGAGGATCCAGTGCGCTGAGTACATCATCTGACCAACATACTGTAGTTTCTTCGGACGCAACTTCTGGCAAGCCTTCTTCCTATACTACAAGTACTCCGTTTTCTTCAAGTACAGATAACGTTTCAAGTGGATCGTTCTCTCGTCCTCTTACTTCCCCAGCTTCTTCAGCTAATGAGTATAGCACGCAAGAAACCTCGTCCGGCGAAAATACAGCTGAAAGGTCAAATACAGCTTCAGGAGGGTTGTCTTCGGAGATTCCCGCTTCTACAAGCAGGACTACAAGCGTGCAAGATACCTCCTTTAGACAGAGTTCATCAAGTTCTTCAAACATAGTTTCTGGCGAGTCGTCTCTTCACACTACAAGTGCACCAATCTCTTCAAGTGGAATTTCCAATGAAGCAAGGACATCAACTACACCAAATACTGGTGGTTCTTCCTATAAAAGTTCCAGTGCATCATCTCGTGATCCCATAATCTTTCCGATTACACCAAGCAGAGAATCCAGTGCGCTGGGTACATCATCTGACCAACATACTGTAGTTTCTTCGGACGCAACTTCTGGCAAGCCTTCTTCCTACACTACAAGTACTCCGTTTTCTTCAAGTACAGATAACGTTTCAAGTGGATCGTTCTCTCGTTCTCTTACTTCCCCAGCTTCTTCAGCTAGTGAGTATAGCACTCAAGAGACCTCGTCCGGCGAAAATACAGCTTCAAGGGAGTCTTATTCGAACACTCCAAGTGTCCCGATTTCCCAGAGCTTTTTTGGAAAGACTTCTGCAAGCTCTTCAAATCCTACAACGTCTTCCTATGTTTCGAATTTTCCTGCATTCTCTAGTAAGACTTCTAGTGAACAAAATTCTCGAGCATCCACAAAATCAAGCTCGAACCTTGCCCAATCATTAACATCTACATCAGACTCCCTAACCCAAGTCAGATCCGGAATCTCgaatcaaattgaaagcTCAAGTACAGCTCATTCAAAAAGCGCCAATGAAATAAACACATCACCTTTTGCAACTGAGAGCTCCTTCACAGGAGAGTCGTCTAAATCAACTCCAAGCAGCTCTGCATATAAAGGAGAGGGATCTTCTTCCAGTCTGCAACCAAATACTTTACTCCAAAGTTCGGGATCATCTGCATCTAGTGGAACGTCTCAGGGTGAATTAGGCTTTACCAGAAGTGAATCTGTTGTCTCCTCATCTAGGAGTCCCTACTCCAGTCAATCGATCAAATTAACAGAGACAGCTAGCCATTCTGGATCTTTCATGGGAACCGGGTCTTCAATTCCGCTGAATTCGATTTCCGGGAGTAGTCAGAGATCAGAATTATTGAGCAATTATCCAAACACAGGGCCTACTAGTTTAACAAGCGACTCTCAAGTAGAATCAAGTACACTTACAGGATTACTTTCCTCTACTCCTAGTCGTATAGGGGCCTCAACCCTTCTTAGCTCCCCGACCAGCACATCATCTTCTGGCACAGCAGCCGAGCATGCAAGTAGTCATGCCAGCTTAACTTCCTATGAAACTTCCTCATCACTCGAACCATCGAATGCCATGAGTACCTCAACCCCAGCCTCTTCTATGATCGCTTCATCGAGACCATACTCCGGGATTTTGATGTCGGGAAGCAGTAAGAGTTCGGTGATGGAATCAACTACCGCGGCCGAAACATCTCAGTCTTTGGAGAGTGGATCAGTTAGCGCACCGACTAATTTAGCATCTCAATTTTCGTCTCAGCCAACCAGACTTTCGAGCTCATATATATCTACTGAGACAAGTTCGCCTGTTACGGGAACTCAGATCTCTTCAAGACTTGTTCGATCTAGTGGAATTTCGAGTCTTGAATCAAGCACTTACTCGCGGTCTGGTTTTGTAACGACTGAGAAAGCTTCTTCTGAAACTCTTTCTTCGCTATCCACAAGAGGAGAATTGTCCTCCTTATTTGAAAACACATCAAAGGGGACTACAACACAGTCTTCCAATAGCCTCATGACTGCTATGGGATCTTCATCCCAAACTATGGCCCCTTCTGAAGCATCGGGACAACATACTAAAACGGTCAGCTCAAGATCTAATTTAGAATCTCAAATTAGTTCACCATCAAGCTTACATACAGGAAGCTCTTTGGTACCAGTGAGCACCGACGTTAGTGATCAGTCAACTAGAACTTTGAGTACTCCTATACCCGATGCTAGTGCTTCCTCTACTGAAATTAGTACAAGCGATACAAACGACGTGTCTTCTTTGGTTTCTCCAAGTACTATCACAAACATTGGATCTTCTGTTCCAAGTGCTACTTCTGCACCTACGGAATCAAATACTAATTGGTTACCTTACAGTATTATCATGCAATCTACACCTTCCCCTTCTTCGGCACCATCCTTTAATCCTGAGGTCACAGCTACACTTCCACATGCGATAGCCCCCCAGACTCCGGTTTCAGAGCCGCCCAACTCTAGCACAATTACCATAGGCTTCAAGCGTCAAATTGATTATGATTTTCTTGTTAATAATCCTTTATCTTCCGCTCAAATATTTACTTTCCTACCAGATGTTTTAATTTATCCATTTAATTATGACCAAAATATTGACAAAGGAACGCATACTAACGAATCCTCTCATTataaaaggaaaacaaCAACTTTGCAGCCTTATCGTGATGTAATGGTAAGGACTAACAAGAAGCACAAAGTTCAAATGATCAGTACAGCAAATGTAAGCGTGATACAAATAATGCCCATGTTAAGTCGAGATAAAAGTTACTTGGTGGCAGTTGCTGAACTATACTTTCCAGCTCAATACGTTAACAAACTCAAAGATtatatgaaaaattcaaattcgaTGCTTTATAATAATACCAACCCTACACTTTTTGCACTTGCCGATCTAATTGATCCTTCGATACCACTGACAGGCATGGTagatgataatggtgatgTGAATAATGGAGGGTCTGGGAGCGGTTCCTCCGGAGAGGGTAATCATGCTTCTCAAAGCCCTCattcatttcaaaatggaaatgaagataatgGAAATCTGGAGACAGCAAATTCAACAAGTCACATCACTGGTGTAATTACTAAAAGACTGGCCATATTTCTGAACTGTTTTGCCTTTGGAGTTTTGCTGTGGATTTTGTCCTTTTTGTTCATATTCAGGAAGATCCGTAAAGTGCAGCCCCcagaagaaggtgaaagtTATGCTGAATTAGATACTAGTGGGGATGTACTCAAACTACCTAGTGGTTCTGGCGAAGACAATGCAAGtggatcttcatcaggCCCTCAATTTTTCCAGGAAAAGGCTACCAACAACGATTCGCAGAACCAGGAGACAGTTGACAGAAATGCGACTcctaaattggaaaactcAAATGAAGGTATCGGTGGTAATGCACAGTCACCAATTTCTGATGATTTGATTGTTACTGGTGAGAATACCGTCTATAGCACTCTTCATGGGTTGGAATATTTTGTGGATGAGGATGGACAATTTCACTATGCCGGCAATAGGCAGATATCTGATGAGAGCGGTACTACTAAGGATGAacatgatgaaattgatgatttcgATAAATACATGTATGCTGGATCGGAAGAAATGTCAGTGCATGTAAGTGAAGCACCAGAAGTGGATATGAGCAGTCTGGAagtagatgaagaaggtaacTTCGTTTTGATGAATGATGAAATATACGACAACTTACAAGAAAACAGTCGATCCGGCTCAGGCAATAAGAATTCTGATACGGTGGAAAGTTATAACAACAATCATCTGTACAAGATGACGAGGAGCTCTGACTCTGAAGGTGTTACTAAAGATGCTTTCTTGTCAAGTGACGAGGGCTCCCCAGAGATATACGGGTACGGTACTGAGGCCGGTGATGAATATATGATCCCAAGTTCAGTTCATGATTATGGCAATTTGGAACCTGCAACCGATTACGATCAATATTACTCTCCCCCCTACATGATTGGGAGCTCAACAGACGATACCAACAACAATGGCCTGACAGATTTACCGTTAGATTTTGACGAATACATGTACCAAGAGGGTGATGGGGATGCTCCCTATATCTCTGATATGGATGACGTTCGCATTGAAGACATCGACGATGGTAAAGTTGATGACTTACagattgatgattttgatgaCTTGGATGAAGAGATGTATCAAAGGTTATCTAAAATAATGATAGAACGTAGTATCGCAAGGAACAGAGCCACTGGCCAATCGAATATAGGGGTTCCGGAGAATTTCAGAAAGACAAATGTCCCCCCAATGCCATTCATTTCATCAGCATCAGCTGCATCTACTGATACCACTGGTATGATTACTTCCTCTTCCAAACCTAATTTCAACAGCTATGCTGCCACCACCGATACCATCACGAATGCTCCAGATAGAAGCATCCAAGGTGCCAGTACGAGTATGATAGGCTCTACAAAATCCAAAAGCAAGCGGAAGTTATCCGGTGGTGAATCAAGAAAATTAAGCATTTCGGGGCCTATCGAGAGTAGGAATTCCCTCGGTTGGTATTGA
- the ARO80 gene encoding Aro80p (similar to uniprot|Q04052 Saccharomyces cerevisiae YDR421W ARO80 Zinc finger transcriptional activator of the Zn2Cys6 family activates transcription of aromatic amino acid catabolic genes in the presence of aromatic amino acids) yields MKRSTTNPESSGSNPTKWRRIYKACISCRNKKMKCDMGPLDNPHGPPCMRCRRENKECILPENKRRGNTDTEFKLGKIENGLVGVMNKSESEQSLLSQTRAPPPNGSTSNNLDLVDPKWKFEIGTMYNALEFLAKAAGSVSKEEPIEMKSPQNRSDLGVGNMPDTALNGVMSDNIGNLDISDESFLAPLTTANGSQRAAAPLIEKLSSMRPKSSKKLIDVDYIGPSKLLSEDEATRLIDIFFLTMHPFFPHIPLQLQDPDELVRYPILLCAILTISARYNPFGELGFYDGEAHNRNIEVHERLWIYCQRLISQTIWAEASTRSIGTVLAFLLFTEWNPRAIHWKWSDYANNPELNDVTKRETHGANTPRDTETFTGMAAVRRSDRMAWMLIGAAVRLAQDMSFIDTSSKIFVATHIAEAHTAMNLNQKSILSESLSEVNREVLERLDDIGNENFYLEHILQKDESKERWTNFLQNVSEGRRAKGTGPLTDMEREFLNDEYVLYYVNARNDASSKSSLTLPFPLKFSHPQRAKIELLRILTIGYESIYYESEKDKTQLINGNPKRNLALLEIISTLIEKWHATYKDLLIPANATPCSLDMARNKRAVHELTQQIDRESLSCDYNYCQLYIYSLALQNDVKNMDLKMPEIRKSARYVELAYRAAEGILDSAERIHSLKMLRYMPVRWVTRIVRAVAFLVKCYLVLTKDGLAANPVAGTILRLTVIPSEETVPIIERAAVTLQEAAPDEVHLGMRYSKILKFLCAEVKMRTQMSERDEEAEEERKQRQQLECYHRQPRERRQQHAQPVISQSHSPPSPSVMLNSSMDPYSPSAPPADLPFEDPFDLFAASDDIGLDFVDTWTEMIENRYMQDELGNIESSRGEN; encoded by the coding sequence ATGAAGAGGTCTACTACGAATCCTGAGAGCAGTGGCTCCAACCCTACTAAATGGCGAAGAATATATAAGGCCTGTATTAGTTGCCGGaataaaaagatgaaatgtGACATGGGACCGTTGGATAACCCTCATGGTCCTCCCTGCATGCGCTGTAGAAGAGAGAACAAAGAATGTATTCTGCCTGAGAACaagagaagaggaaataCAGACACAGAATTTAAACTAGGCaagattgaaaatggattaGTTGGTGTTATGAACAAAAGTGAATCTGAGCAGAGTCTACTGTCACAAACAAGAGCGCCTCCTCCTAATGGTAGTACAAGTaataatttggatttggtggatcccaaatggaaatttgaaattggcacCATGTACAATGCATTAGAGTTCTTAGCAAAGGCAGCTGGTTCTGTTTCTAAGGAGGAACCTATAGAAATGAAATCTCCTCAGAACAGAAGTGATTTAGGCGTGGGAAATATGCCTGATACTGCATTAAATGGAGTTATGAGCGACAATATAGGGAACTTAGATATTTCCGATGAAAGTTTCCTAGCTCCTCTGACCACAGCGAATGGATCACAGCGAGCTGCAGCTCCGCTCatagaaaaattgagtAGCATGAGACctaaatcttccaagaaGTTAATAGATGTTGATTATATTGGACCAtcaaaattattatcaGAAGACGAGGCCACACGGTTGATAGACATTTTCTTTCTAACCATGCATCCATTCTTCCCTCATATTCCCTTGCAATTGCAAGATCCTGATGAACTGGTAAGGTATCCAATTTTGTTATGTGCAATTCTTACCATATCGGCTCGCTATAATCcttttggtgaattagGTTTTTATGATGGTGAAGCTCATAATCGAAATATTGAAGTTCATGAACGGCTGTGGATCTACTGTCAAAGGCTCATTTCACAAACAATTTGGGCAGAAGCTAGTACCAGATCGATTGGTACCGTACTAGCCTTTTTGTTATTTACAGAATGGAATCCACGGGCCATTCACTGGAAATGGTCAGATTATGCTAATAATCCTGAATTAAATGATGTTACTAAGAGGGAAACTCATGGTGCCAATACACCTCGAGACACTGAAACTTTCACAGGTATGGCTGCTGTAAGAAGAAGTGATCGTATGGCATGGATGCTTATAGGGGCCGCAGTAAGATTGGCTCAAGATATGTCCTTTATCGATACCAGCTCTAAAATATTTGTGGCAACTCACATTGCAGAAGCCCATACCGCCATGAATTTGAACCAGAAATCTATTTTATCCGAAAGTTTAAGTGAAGTGAACAGAGAAGTTCTGGAGAGATTAGATGACATTGGTAATGAGAATTTTTATTTAGAACACATTCTACAAAAGGACGAAAGCAAGGAGAGATGGACCAATTTTCTACAAAATGTGAGTGAAGGACGCCGTGCTAAAGGTACAGGCCCTTTAACAGACATGGAACGTGAATTTCTAAATGATGAATATGTTCTCTACTACGTTAACGCCCGCAACGATGcctcttcaaaatcttccTTGACCTTGCCGTTCCCATTAAAGTTTTCGCACCCGCAGAGGGCCAAGATTGAATTGCTTAGAATCCTAACTATTGGATACGAATCCATTTACTACGAGAGTGAAAAAGACAAAACTCAGCTTATAAACGGTAATCCAAAAAGAAACTTGGCACTTTTAGAGATCATTTCGACattaattgaaaaatggcaTGCCACGTACAAAGACCTTCTAATACCAGCAAATGCTACGCCATGTTCCTTGGATATGGCTCGAAACAAAAGAGCCGTTCACGAACTCACTCAACAGATTGATAGAGAAAGCCTTTCTTGTGATTACAACTACTGCCAGCTCTACATCTATTCATTGGCACTACAAAATGATGTGAAGAACATGGATTTAAAAATGCCGGAAATAAGGAAGAGCGCAAGATATGTGGAATTGGCCTATAGGGCGGCTGAGGGAATTCTAGATTCTGCCGAACGTATCCATTCGCTAAAAATGCTTCGGTACATGCCCGTTAGATGGGTTACTCGTATTGTAAGAGCAGTGGCATTCCTTGTTAAATGCTATTTAGTTTTAACCAAGGACGGTTTGGCGGCTAATCCCGTGGCGGGAACTATTTTAAGGCTTACGGTAATTCCTTCTGAGGAAACAGTCCCTATTATTGAAAGAGCTGCTGTTACCCTCCAAGAAGCTGCACCGGACGAAGTACATTTAGGTATGCGctattcaaagattttaaagttCTTATGTGCCGAGGTCAAAATGCGCACACAGATGAGTGAACGagatgaagaagcagaagagGAAAGGAAACAACGCCAACAGCTAGAATGCTATCATCGGCAACCGCGTGAAAGGAGACAACAACACGCACAACCGGTCATATCTCAAAGCCATAGCccaccttcaccttctgTGATGCTAAATTCCTCCATGGATCCATATAGCCCATCTGCGCCGCCTGCCGATCTGCCATTTGAAGATCCTTTCGATTTGTTCGCTGCAAGTGATGATATTGGTCTTGATTTTGTGGATACATGGACAGAAATGATAGAAAATCGTTACATGCAAGATGAACTAGGTAACATAGAGAGTTCTCGTGGTGAGAATTAG